From Ardenticatenales bacterium:
TTTAACCTGCATGTGGGCCAGATGCTGCTCACCCGTGCCGACGTGGAAAGCCGCCGCCGCTTCCTCAACGCCCGCGACATGCTGCTGGCGCTGCTGCAAAACCGGATCGTGCCCATTATCAATGAAAACGACGCCGTGGCTACGGAGGAAATCAAGGTCGGGGACAATGACAATCTCTCAGCGCTGGTGACGATCCTGGCGGATGCCGACCTGCTGATGTTGCTCACGGATCAGCCGGGCCTGTTCACCGCCGACCCGCGCCTGCATCCCGACGCGGCGCTCATTCCCGAAGTGCGCGATATTGATGCATCGTTGCGGGCTTTGGCCGGCAACAGCCGCGGCGGCCTGGGCGTGGGGGGCATGGCCACAAAGCTGCAAGCGGCGGATGTGGCGCGACGGTCGGGGGCGGATGTGGTGATCGCCGCCGGGCGCGCCGCCAACGTGATCTCGCGGATTGCCGCGGGGGAGGCGGTGGGCACGCGCTTTCCCGCGCTGGAAACGCCGTTGGAGTCGCGGAAACGGTGGATTTTGGCCGGGCCAATGCCGGCAGGCTGCGTGATCATCGATGCGGGCGCGGCGCGGGCTTTGCGGGTAGGTGGGAGGAGTTTGCTTCCTGCCGGCATTCTCTCCGTTGAGGGCGACTTTGAACGCGGCGACACCATCACCATCCTCACCGCCGATCGCGCCCCCCTCGGTCGCGCCATCATCCGCTACGCCAGCGCCGACGTAGCCCGTATTGTCGGTTGCCACTCCGACCAGATCGTCACCCGCCTCGGCTACACCTATGGTCCAGTTGTCGTGCATCGTAACGATTTGATACTATTGTGATGCCTTGCGCCGGCGGCGAATAGCGTCGCCGATACAGCGCACCGTACCAGGAAAGGATGCTATGCCGCAAACATTCCACTGCCCTGCCTGCCAGGCACCCCTCGACTACGACGGCGCAAGCATTATCGTGCGCTGTTCCTATTGCAACAGTTCCGTCATTGTCCCCGAGGAACTGCGCCCGCACGTGGGCGGAACCGCGCCCGCGGAAATGGGCGACATGGTTGCCGCCGTGCGCGAAATCACGGCCCTGGTTCGCGGCGACAAAAAAATCGCCGCCATCAAACTGTATCGGGAAACCTTCAACGTGGGGCTGGCGGAGGCCAAAGCCGCCGTAGAGCAGTTGGCGCAAGGCAAGAGCGCCGCTTTTGGCCGGGCGACCGTCGTGGCGCCGCCGGATACCGACGCCGTGCTGCGCGACGTGCGCGCCCACCTGGCGGGCGGGCGCAAAATCGAAGCGATCAAGGCGTACCGACAGGCATTTGACGTGGGGCTGGCGGAAGCGAAGGTCGCCGTGGAGCAAATTGAGCGCGGCGAGACCGTGACGCCATCCGCGCCCCACGATCAGGCGGCGGCGCTGGCCCGCATCATGTCGCTGTTCCAGGCGGGCAACCAGGAGGAGGCGATACGCCTCTACCGCCAGACGTTTGACGTTAGCCAGACAGGCGCGGCCAAAGCCGTGGAGATGCTGGGGCGTGGTGAGAGTCAGTTGGCGATTCAGGCGGCGCTGGCGGCGCTGCGCCCGACCGGCATCGCCAGCGACGATGCCGCCGAGGCTCCCGCGCGCGCGGTTCGTTCCCCCGCCAGTTGCGGCTGCTTTGCCTTCGCGCTTTTCATTCTGCTGGTGACGGTTGTCCCTCTTCTTTTGGGCCTGACCCGACCCGGCGCGCCCTTGTTTTCCCTCTGGCAGCGGGTCAATCCTACTTCTCCGGTGAGCCTGGTGCTCAGTTTTGGTGAGGAAGGGTTGGGGCAGGGGATGTTCTATGATGTCCGCAGTGTGGCTGTGGATGGGGATGGGCGCATTTATGCCGCCGATTATGGCAGCGGGCGTTTGCAGGTGTTCGATGAATCGGGCGGTTTTCAATCTTTGTGGTTGCTGGGTGAGGAGGCGTATATTGCCGGCATCAGCGCCAGCTACGACGGTCACCTATACATTGTGCGGCGTGGTCAACTTTTCGACTACCGGGGACCGGACGGGCAGATGTTAGCCGAGTTCCGCTATCCCGCCGACCGTTCCGCCTATTTTGACGACGTGGCCGTGACCGCCGAAGGTGGCATTTGGGCACTCAGCGACACGGCTGATTTGTTGGTGCGCTTCGACGGTCAGGGGCAGCCGCGGCAGACGATTGATCTGACGGAGGAACTGATTCCGCGACTGTCTGGCGTGGACCGGGTAGACGTAGACGGCGCGGGCAATCTCTACTTGTTGGGAACCACGAGCGACTTCCAGGGTTTCCACCAGCGCATTTTCAAACTATCCGCTACCGGGCAGTTTTTGGGGCAGTTCGGCGACAGCGGCGAGGGGGAAGGGCTGTTCGGTTCGACCAACGATTTGGTCGTCGATGGTCAGGGACGCATTTTTGTGGCGGATAGTTGGGTCGGCGTGCAGGTTTTCGACAACGCCGGGCGTTACTTGTATCAGTTTCCCGTTTCCGGCGTGGCTTTTGGGTTGGCCTTCGACCAGGCGGGTGCACTCTATGCGGCCAGCAACACAGAAATGATCTACAAGTACGAAATCCGCGAATGATGTACACGGGCGGGAAGGTTCGTCGTGCCGCGGGCGTACCGCGATGAATGAGAAGAATGTGCCGTAGCCCGATTTTCCCCAATCGGGCGGGCGATTGGGGAAAATCGTCCGTGACTATTCGCGTCTCCGAGTGATTGGACCAATTTTGTAGACATTGATAGGATTTGACCAGAGCAAATTGGTCCAATCTGGGCAGATGGCGTGTATGGTCACAATCGCCCTACATGACGGAGAATGAGCATGATAAACCTGGAAGAGATGGGGCGGGCGGCGCGTCAAGCCAGCCGGGCCATGATGAAGCTGAATACGGCGCGGAAAAACGCGGCGCTGTTGGCGATTGCGGATGAATTGGAGGCGAATGCGACCACGATCCTGGCACAAAACAGCCTGGATATTGCCGATGCGCGCGCGAGGGGGCTGAGTGAGGCGCTGGTGGACCGCCTGCTGCTGACGGAGAAGCGCGTTGCCGGCCTGGCCGCAGATGTGCGCGGCGTTGCCGGCCTGCCGGACCCCGTGGGTATGGAGATTTCGGGGCGGGTGTTGCCCAATGGCTTGCGCCTGAGCAAGCGGCGCATTCCCATTGGCGTGATTGGGGCGATTTATGAGGCGCGCCCCAATGTGACGATTGATATTGCCGCGTTGTGCCTGAAGACGAGTAACGCGGTGATTTTGCGTGGCGGCAGCGAGACGCAGCGCAGTAATATGGCGTTGGTGCGGGTGGTCCAGGCGGCGCTGGCGCGCAGTGGCGTGCCGTTGGGCGCGGTGCAGGTGGTTGGCGACCCGGATCGGCGGCATGTGGCGGCGCTGCTGCGTTTGAATCAGTATGTGGATATGATTATTCCGCGTGGTGGGGCCGGTTTGCATCAGTTGTGCAAGGAGCAGAGTACGATTCCGGTGATTACGGGGGGGATTGGTATTTGCCACATTTATGTGGATGAGAGCGCGGACCTGGCGCGGGCGGTGGATGTTGTGGAGAATGCGAAGGTGCAGCGGCCCAGTGTGTGTAATGCGTTGGATACGGTGTTGGTGAATCGGGGGGTGGCGGAGGCGTTTTTGCCGGCATTAGCCACCCGTCTTGCTCGCTCCAAAGTAGAACTGCGGGCGACCGACGACGCCCTCGCCATCTTGCGTGCCGGAGACCACGACGCCGTGGTCCTGCCCGCCGGTCCTGACGATTTCGACCAGGAGTGGTTGGCCCTCATCCTGGGCGTGAAACTGGTAGACGACCTGGACGAGGCCATCGCCCACATCCAACAGCACAGCACCGAACACTCCGACAGCATTCTCACGCAAAACTGGAACCACGCCAACCGCTTTGTCAACGAAATCAACTCCGCCGCCGTATACGTCAACGCCAGCACCCGCTTCACCGATGGCGGGCAATTCGGGCTGGGCGCGGAAGTTGCCGTGAGTACGGAAAAGCTGCACGCCCGCGGCCCCATGGGGCTGGAGGAACTGACCACCTACAAATGGATTGGCTTTGGCGACGGCCACATCCGGGAATGATTCCGCACCCGAAAGGTAACTCCGAAATGAACGAGAAAACAAACGCTTTGCTGGAAAAGGCCATCGCCATCGCCGTGCGGGCGCACGCGGGGCACGTGGACCGTTACGGACAGCCGTATATTTTGCACCCGCTGCACCTGATGATGCAGATGGATTCGCCGGCGGCGCGTATGGTGGCGGTGCTGCATGATGTGGTGGAGGACACGGAGGTGACGTTGGCTGACCTCCAGGCGGCGGGGTTCCCGGCGGAGGTTTTGGAGGCGGTGAGCCTGTTGACGCATGATCGGGAAAGGGTGTCTTATGAGGCGTATGTTGCCGGCATTAAGCCCCACCCCCTCGCGCGCAAAGTCAAACTGGCCGACCTGCAACACAACATGGACATCCGCCGCCTGCCCCACCTGGAACCAAAAGACCTGGAGCGGCTGCAAAAGTACCACCGCGCCTGGCTCACCCTCACCGAATAACCCCTCAGGCGGGATCAAGCAACTCAGCCCGTTTTTCCAGCGCCGCCAACTCCCCGTGCAGGCGCTCAATCTCCCCATCCAACTCCAGACGCACCTCATCCCACCAGTTCAATCCCGCATCCTCCAGTTGCCGCGCCTTGCGCCAGAGCCGTGCCGTGTTTTCCTCTCGCAGCGCCCGCGCCTGCTCCGCCACCTTCCGCCGGCGCCGTTTGCAGCTCAGCAGCAGCTTCCGCAGCCGGCGGATCTCCGCCGTTTCGCCGCCGCTCAACGCCGCCGCCACGTCCGGGTCCAATTCCCCCGCCAGATTGCGCAGCGCCTGCACATCCCCCCGCTCATAGGCCACGTTGACGGCGGCCATAATGCTGGTGCAGTAGGCACGCTCCACCGTATTGGCCGCCAGGTCAGGATGAAAACGGCGCGCCAACTGCCGGTAGAGCCGCTTTTCCGCTTCCTTATCATGCGGCGTAGGCGTGGGCAGCAATGGACCATCCCGCGCCGCCGTCAGGGTCTCCTCTTGCCAGAATGGATCGTCCGGGTCGTAGGGAATGCCTCGCTCCGCCGCCTGATGACGCAGTTCCAGGCGCGTCAGCAGCGCCTGCTTTTGCGCCTGCATTTCCAGCAGCACCTCGACCAGGTCGCCGATTTTCAGGCGGCAGTGCATCCGAAACGCATTGACCGCCGCCTGCTCGGCGGACAGGATGGCTTCGGCTTCTTGCAGCGCCCGCCGCGCCGTGTTCAATTCTTCCTGAAGCTGTTCCACTTGCTCGCGCAGGGGGATCGTGGGCGTGAGTTGACTCATCATTTCCTGTCGGGCGGTTGCATGGCGGTTGACCATGATTCGAGGATAAGTCTATCACAAAGCCATGAGGGGGACAGATTGACCGCGCCGCTTGTCGCAACCTTTCACCCATGTCTGCGTAGAGCCAATAGTTGCGGGAACAACCACAAACCCATGGGTGTTTTTGGCTTTTTGGGTTGTTGTTGGCAACTACTAACGCGCTCTGGCGATTGGCCCCATTTTACCAGAGAAAATTGGTCCAAGCTGGCTTAGGAACGGAAATTAAATAAGACAACGAAGTTGTTTCCTTACCGTTCCTTCAAACTGACGATGCCATTCCGTACTTTATTTCATCGTCAGTCCTTAGCAGTTACGTTGTTGTCAGGAGTCGGTGTCCGATTGGGAAAATCGGACGACAGGAAATGTTGCGATTCGCTAAATCGGACTACGAGGTGTTTTCGAAGGAGTTTTTTTCATGAAAGGCAAAATGATTCGTTCCAAAGATGACCGCATGATCCTTGGCGTCGCCGGCGGTCTCGGTAATTACTTCAACATCGATCCCGTCTTCATTCGCATTGGCTTTGTGCTGCTGACATTGGCTTCTCTGGGCAAGGGGGCGTTGCTTTATCTCCTCCTGGCCCTGGTTATGCCGGAAGAGGGCGCGCCGGTGGCCAAGGCGCAGCCGTTTGATGAGGAAGAAATCATCATCAACGACGCGGTCTGATACGACGCCGCGCCATCCTGATTGCCGCGTGAACACGACAAAGCAGTGTTTGTCTGGCGCGCGGTCCCCAAATAGCTGTTTACCTCTGGTTCTCTCCTGACAAAAGGCCAGAGCGACAGGCGGCGGTCACGTGATACCCTTCGCGTGGCCGCCGTTTCTTTTTCGTGGGAGCCTTACTCGCCAGAGGACGTGTAACGCTTTATAATCTGCCGCATGGCTTCCTTACTGCAAAAACTCAACACCCTGATCAAGGCAAATTTACACGAGATGGCCGACCGCGCCGTGCAAAAGAGCGATCTGGCCGTTTATGACGAGTATATCCGGCAGGCGGAGCGCGAACTGGCGCAGTTTGTGCGCACGATTGAGCCGATGTACGCGCAGGTGAAGACGACGAGCCGCCGCCGGGAGGACCTGGCGAACAAGGCGGCGCGCCTGGATGCGGCGGTGGATGCTTTTTTGCTTCAGGGTAAGCGCACGGAGGCGATGGTGACACAGAAGCAGTTGTCTTCGGCGATGAAGCTGATCCAGACGTACAATGCGTCGCTGGAGCGGCAGGTGGCCGCGGCGGAGATGCTGGAGGATGTGCGCGTGAAGTTGGAGGGGCGTCTTGATCTGGTGCGGCAGGAGCGGGAGGAGTTGGGCTTTTTGCTGCAACTGGCGAAGTCGAAGGAGATGTCGGCGCAGGCGATGAAGTCTCTGGATTCTTTGATGGGGGTGGGGGACAGTGAGGTGGCGCAGGCGGCGGAGAATATCCGGCGGCGGTTGGATCATGCGGACGCGGCCTGGGAGGTGCAGGCGGGTCGGCTGGATAATCAACTTGATGACGCGATGCAGAGCCTGGAGGTGGAGGCGGAACTGGCGGCGCGCATGGAGCGGTTGGGCATTCAATGAGCGGGGTTGGGGTTGGTATGCCGGCATTTTCTCCGCAACGGGAATCAAACGAAGCAGTGAGTTCGTTCCCTGACGCCCGTGTGAATGTCTACCCTGAGCAGCTATGAAAGTCGCACTCGTACACGACTGGATGAACCAGATGGGCGGGGCCGAGGACGTGCTGGCGGCGCTGGTGGACTTGTTCCCCGATGCGCCGGTCTACACTTCCTTGTATGCGCGAGATAAAATGCCGGCATCCTGGCAAACCTGGGACATTCGCACCTCCATCATTGACCGCCTCCCCTTTGCCCACCGCAAACAGCAACTCTACTTCCCATTTTATCCCTTCGCCTTTGAACAGTTCGACTTCCGCGGCTACGACCTGGTCATCAGCAACAAAAGCGGCTTTTGCCACGGCATCATCACCGACACCAACACCCTGCACCTGTGCTACTGCCTCACACCGACGCGCTACGTCTGGCGCTACCACCAGTACGCGGAACAGGAAAACCTGAGTCCGCTGGTGCGCCGCCTGCTGCCGCCGTTTTTGACGCAGTTGCGCCAGTGGGACCGGTTGGCGGCGGACCGCGTGGACGACTTTATTGCCATCTCAGAGGTTGTACGTCGCCGAATCGCCAAGATTTATCACCGCGAGGCGACTATCATTTACCCACCCGTGGACACCAGCCGGTTTATGCCATCCGCCCATGTCGATGATTACTATTTGTTCGTGGGGCGGTTGGTTCCCTACCGGCGGCTGGATGTGTTGATTGAGGCATTTAACCGGCTGCGACTTCCGTTGGTCATTGCCGGCACAGGCCGCGACCACGAGCGACTGGCGGCCCTCGCCGGCCCTGACATTACCTTCCTCGGCTACGTACCCGACGCCGATCTGCCCGACCTGATGGCTCGCTGCCGCGCCTTCATCTTTCCCGGCGAAGAGGATTTTGGCATCGCCCCCATCCAGGCCATGGCCGCCGGTCGTCCCGTCATCGCCTACGCTGCCGGCGGCGCGCTGGATACCGTCATTCCCGGCCAGACCGGCGCCCTGTTTACCGAACAGACCGCGGCAGCCATCATGGAAACCGTGCGCGCCTTCGCGCCGCAAGAGATCGCCGTCGCCACCCTGCGCGCCCAGGCCCGCCGCTATGACGTGGACGTTTTCCGCCGGCGTATCACCGATTTCGTGGCGCAAAAGGTGGATGGTGGCAGGACAAAGGATGAAGGTAACAGCTAAGGGCGCATCCGTTCATAAAGGCTTCGCTCGGAAATTAACGGATGCGCTCGAAGGGTTCTTGTGTATTGGAAAGTCCAAAGTTGATTCCGCGCAGACCCTAACTGGCTGTTCGCAATTAAGTTAGCGGAAATGTGCGGACAGCTTGTCAGTAACCGTCCGTAAAAAGTATGAAGTTGTTTTCGGACGGTTACTAAGCCAGATTGGACCAATTTCCAGAGAACGTTAGTCGTTACGAATGAAGGATCAAGGCAGCATCTGTTTCGCTCACGTGTCACTTGCCTACTCACAATGCTTATGGAACTTCACGCTTACTGGAACATCATTAAACGACGCTGGTTGTTAATTCTCATTCCCGCTGCCGTTGTGCTGCTGGCGGCTTTGCTCACGTATTCGCCGCCGCCGCCGCTTTATAACGTCGGCGTTCGCTTCATTGTGGGGCAGCCGCCTACGGAAGCCGCGGCGCTGGAGGATGAGGAGCGGCTGGCGAACTGGCAAACGTCGGAATACGTTGTCAATGGGCTTGCGGATTGGGTGCGCGGTCTCCGGTTCGCGCAGCAGGTGAGTGAACGGTTGGCGACGCAGGGGATTGATGTGCCGGCATTTGCCATCATGGGCAGTATGCACGCGGACAACACGCGCAGCCTGATGCAAGTGTCGCTCACCTCCGGCGGCGACCCGGAGACGCTGCGCCAGATGATGCTGGCGGTGATTGCCGTGCTGCAAACGGAAAACGGCGCCGCCCTGCCGCAGTTGTATGGACAGCCGGCTACGTTGTTGGTGTTGGATGATCCGGTGGTGAATGGGGTGAATGCCGGCATTCGCAGCCAACTCGACCTCCCCCTCCGCATCCTCCTCGCCCTCGGCGCCGGCCTCGGTCTCGCCTTCCTCGTCGAATACCTCGACCCTACCCTGCGCCGGCGGCAAGAAATCGAAGCCCTCTCTCTTCCCATCCTCGGCGAAATCCCCCGCCACAAACCACCCCATTAGCTTTTCACCATTTATTTTTCCTTATTCAAAGGACACCGCAAAGGAAATCCCCCCTCATGGAACTAGGCGACTATATCCGCATCCTCCGCCAACGCGGCTGGCTTATCCTCCTCCTCGCCCTTCTCACCGCCGCCGCCGCCTTTGGCTTCAGCAAAATGCAAACCCCCGTCTACAAAAGCACGCTTAACCTCCTCGTCAGCCCCTCCCGCACCGACTTTGGGCAGGCGCAGGCCGCCAAAGTCCTCCTGCGCGGCTACGAATCCTGGATGTTGAGCAGCCTGCGCGCCGAACTCGTCATCAACGAGTTGCAACTCGACATGACCCCGCGCCAACTGCTCGGAGACGCAGCCGTCTCCTCCGACGACTCCCGCTTCATCATCCAGTTTGAGGTCAAAAACAGCAACGGCGACCTGGCAAACGACATC
This genomic window contains:
- a CDS encoding PspA/IM30 family protein, whose amino-acid sequence is MASLLQKLNTLIKANLHEMADRAVQKSDLAVYDEYIRQAERELAQFVRTIEPMYAQVKTTSRRREDLANKAARLDAAVDAFLLQGKRTEAMVTQKQLSSAMKLIQTYNASLERQVAAAEMLEDVRVKLEGRLDLVRQEREELGFLLQLAKSKEMSAQAMKSLDSLMGVGDSEVAQAAENIRRRLDHADAAWEVQAGRLDNQLDDAMQSLEVEAELAARMERLGIQ
- a CDS encoding bifunctional (p)ppGpp synthetase/guanosine-3',5'-bis(diphosphate) 3'-pyrophosphohydrolase, with the translated sequence MNEKTNALLEKAIAIAVRAHAGHVDRYGQPYILHPLHLMMQMDSPAARMVAVLHDVVEDTEVTLADLQAAGFPAEVLEAVSLLTHDRERVSYEAYVAGIKPHPLARKVKLADLQHNMDIRRLPHLEPKDLERLQKYHRAWLTLTE
- a CDS encoding glycosyltransferase — its product is MKVALVHDWMNQMGGAEDVLAALVDLFPDAPVYTSLYARDKMPASWQTWDIRTSIIDRLPFAHRKQQLYFPFYPFAFEQFDFRGYDLVISNKSGFCHGIITDTNTLHLCYCLTPTRYVWRYHQYAEQENLSPLVRRLLPPFLTQLRQWDRLAADRVDDFIAISEVVRRRIAKIYHREATIIYPPVDTSRFMPSAHVDDYYLFVGRLVPYRRLDVLIEAFNRLRLPLVIAGTGRDHERLAALAGPDITFLGYVPDADLPDLMARCRAFIFPGEEDFGIAPIQAMAAGRPVIAYAAGGALDTVIPGQTGALFTEQTAAAIMETVRAFAPQEIAVATLRAQARRYDVDVFRRRITDFVAQKVDGGRTKDEGNS
- a CDS encoding PspC domain-containing protein, encoding MKGKMIRSKDDRMILGVAGGLGNYFNIDPVFIRIGFVLLTLASLGKGALLYLLLALVMPEEGAPVAKAQPFDEEEIIINDAV
- a CDS encoding glutamate-5-semialdehyde dehydrogenase, with translation MINLEEMGRAARQASRAMMKLNTARKNAALLAIADELEANATTILAQNSLDIADARARGLSEALVDRLLLTEKRVAGLAADVRGVAGLPDPVGMEISGRVLPNGLRLSKRRIPIGVIGAIYEARPNVTIDIAALCLKTSNAVILRGGSETQRSNMALVRVVQAALARSGVPLGAVQVVGDPDRRHVAALLRLNQYVDMIIPRGGAGLHQLCKEQSTIPVITGGIGICHIYVDESADLARAVDVVENAKVQRPSVCNALDTVLVNRGVAEAFLPALATRLARSKVELRATDDALAILRAGDHDAVVLPAGPDDFDQEWLALILGVKLVDDLDEAIAHIQQHSTEHSDSILTQNWNHANRFVNEINSAAVYVNASTRFTDGGQFGLGAEVAVSTEKLHARGPMGLEELTTYKWIGFGDGHIRE
- the proB gene encoding glutamate 5-kinase; protein product: MYQRIVIKLGTSVLTGGTPRLDRAHMVELVRQCAALHAAGREVIICTSGAIAAGRERLGFPEMPATVTTKQLFAAVGQSRLMLVWERLFELFNLHVGQMLLTRADVESRRRFLNARDMLLALLQNRIVPIINENDAVATEEIKVGDNDNLSALVTILADADLLMLLTDQPGLFTADPRLHPDAALIPEVRDIDASLRALAGNSRGGLGVGGMATKLQAADVARRSGADVVIAAGRAANVISRIAAGEAVGTRFPALETPLESRKRWILAGPMPAGCVIIDAGAARALRVGGRSLLPAGILSVEGDFERGDTITILTADRAPLGRAIIRYASADVARIVGCHSDQIVTRLGYTYGPVVVHRNDLILL